One genomic region from Streptomyces sp. NBC_01431 encodes:
- a CDS encoding glycoside hydrolase family 64 protein, producing the protein MKTVRLLLAAATAGALLFLGAGGGTATAADSPRATAAGFPIVIRNNTHGAYADAQIYLTVLGQVTPGQWSYLRPDGSTAHINHLDANAPGHLTKNGVNYPNMSFTAAQAGGRVPSPSSIRGGRVYLSLGSPLYVPVSPDDQGWGGPDPNNPSDPNNDVYYDWYEYTFVNGQAAYGGNTTQVDQFGFPMTARLRQTSSGYDTTRGITKSRAEVMSAYASSVGAAFQPLRNAYRIVAPRSAAGFPANHLTATVEETWSYYASHPFVLNLPGETFSGRVAGDTLTFTRNGAGPFTLRKPTSREVMACSGALASGSDTEKRLGAELCAAFNRGVAQDTSLWHTPSAYYRGSAPKNDYAAFFHTVGLDGRAYGFPYDDIFDQSSVQILGNASPPTDLTLTIGW; encoded by the coding sequence ATGAAGACCGTACGGCTCCTCCTCGCGGCGGCGACCGCCGGCGCCCTGCTCTTCCTCGGCGCGGGCGGCGGCACGGCGACGGCCGCCGACTCCCCCCGGGCCACCGCGGCAGGCTTCCCGATCGTCATCCGGAACAACACCCACGGCGCGTACGCCGACGCGCAGATCTACCTCACGGTGCTCGGCCAGGTCACCCCCGGCCAGTGGTCGTACCTGCGGCCCGACGGCAGCACCGCCCACATCAACCACCTGGACGCGAACGCGCCCGGCCACCTGACCAAGAACGGCGTCAACTACCCGAACATGTCGTTCACGGCGGCCCAGGCGGGCGGCCGGGTGCCATCGCCGTCGTCGATCCGCGGCGGACGCGTCTACCTCTCGCTCGGCTCGCCGCTCTACGTCCCCGTCTCGCCCGACGACCAGGGCTGGGGCGGCCCCGACCCGAACAACCCGTCGGACCCCAACAACGACGTCTACTACGACTGGTACGAGTACACCTTCGTCAACGGGCAGGCGGCGTACGGCGGGAACACCACCCAGGTCGACCAGTTCGGCTTCCCGATGACGGCCCGGCTGCGCCAGACCTCCAGCGGCTACGACACCACCCGGGGCATTACCAAGTCCCGCGCCGAGGTCATGTCGGCGTACGCGTCCAGCGTCGGGGCGGCCTTCCAGCCGTTGCGGAACGCCTACCGGATCGTGGCCCCGCGCTCGGCCGCCGGCTTCCCGGCAAACCACCTGACCGCGACCGTCGAGGAGACCTGGAGCTACTACGCCTCCCACCCCTTCGTCCTGAACCTGCCGGGCGAGACGTTCTCCGGGCGTGTCGCGGGCGACACCCTGACCTTCACCCGCAACGGCGCCGGCCCCTTCACCCTGCGCAAACCGACCTCGCGCGAGGTCATGGCCTGCTCGGGGGCGCTCGCCTCGGGCAGCGACACGGAGAAGCGGCTCGGCGCGGAGCTGTGCGCCGCGTTCAACCGGGGCGTGGCCCAGGACACCTCGCTCTGGCACACCCCGTCCGCGTACTACCGCGGTTCGGCGCCGAAGAACGACTACGCGGCGTTCTTCCACACGGTGGGCCTGGACGGCCGGGCCTACGGCTTCCCGTACGACGACATCTTCGACCAGTCCTCGGTCCAGATCCTGGGCAACGCGAGCCCGCCGACGGATCTGACGCTGACGATCGGCTGGTAA
- a CDS encoding glycoside hydrolase family 16 protein: MRPTPHRRSPAGRAVIAVLSALGLAAAAAAVVTLPASASAPPPPAGWSTVFTDDFNGPAGSGVNTANWQYTTGTSYPGGPAGFGTGEIETMTSSTSNVALDGAGNLRITPQRDAAGNWTSGRIETKRTDFQPPAGGKLRIEARLQMPDVTGAAAKGYWPAFWALGAPFRGNYWNWPGIGELDIMENVQGLNNNWSTMHCGTSPGGPCNETTGIGGQHACAGSTCQGGFHTYAVEWDRSGATEQMRFYLDGVNFHTVNQNQVDATTWANATNHGYFVILNVAMGGGFPGAFGGGPDADTQPGHALVVDYVTVQQASGSGSTPPTSQPPGGRDAYGPIQAESYDQQSGVTTETTTDSGGGKDIGSVANGDWALYKGIDFGTTAARQFNARVASGAAGGVSGLVEVRLDSPSSAPVGSFAVANTGGWQSWRTVPANISGVTGTHDVYLTFSSGQSADFVNVNWFDFGH, encoded by the coding sequence ATGCGCCCGACACCCCACCGACGAAGCCCCGCCGGGCGAGCCGTGATCGCCGTGCTCTCCGCGCTCGGCCTCGCGGCGGCCGCCGCCGCGGTCGTCACCCTGCCCGCCAGCGCCTCCGCCCCGCCGCCCCCGGCGGGCTGGTCCACCGTCTTCACCGACGACTTCAACGGCCCGGCCGGCTCGGGAGTTAACACCGCGAACTGGCAGTACACGACCGGCACCAGCTACCCCGGCGGCCCGGCGGGCTTCGGCACCGGCGAGATCGAGACCATGACCTCGTCCACCAGCAACGTCGCGCTCGACGGCGCCGGGAACCTGCGCATCACCCCGCAGCGGGACGCCGCGGGCAACTGGACCTCGGGCCGCATCGAGACCAAGCGCACCGACTTCCAGCCCCCGGCCGGCGGCAAGCTCCGGATCGAGGCCCGCCTTCAGATGCCGGACGTGACGGGCGCCGCCGCCAAGGGCTACTGGCCCGCGTTCTGGGCGCTGGGCGCGCCCTTCCGCGGCAACTACTGGAACTGGCCCGGCATAGGCGAGCTGGACATCATGGAGAACGTCCAGGGCCTCAACAACAACTGGTCGACCATGCACTGCGGCACCAGCCCCGGCGGCCCCTGCAACGAGACCACCGGCATCGGCGGCCAGCACGCCTGCGCGGGAAGCACCTGCCAGGGCGGCTTCCACACCTACGCCGTCGAATGGGACCGCTCGGGCGCCACCGAGCAGATGCGCTTCTATCTGGACGGCGTCAACTTCCATACGGTGAACCAGAATCAGGTCGACGCGACGACCTGGGCGAACGCCACCAACCACGGCTACTTCGTCATTCTGAACGTCGCCATGGGCGGCGGTTTCCCGGGCGCCTTCGGCGGCGGGCCCGACGCGGACACCCAGCCGGGCCACGCCCTGGTGGTCGACTACGTCACCGTGCAGCAGGCATCGGGCTCCGGCTCGACGCCGCCCACCTCGCAGCCTCCGGGCGGCCGGGACGCGTACGGCCCCATCCAGGCCGAGTCCTACGACCAGCAGTCCGGTGTGACGACGGAGACCACCACCGACAGCGGCGGCGGCAAGGACATCGGCAGCGTCGCCAACGGCGACTGGGCGCTCTACAAAGGCATCGACTTCGGCACCACGGCGGCCCGCCAGTTCAACGCGCGGGTCGCGAGCGGTGCGGCCGGCGGGGTCAGTGGTCTGGTGGAGGTACGTCTCGACAGCCCGAGCAGCGCCCCCGTCGGCAGCTTCGCCGTCGCCAACACGGGCGGCTGGCAGAGCTGGCGCACGGTCCCGGCCAACATCAGCGGCGTCACCGGCACCCACGACGTCTACCTGACCTTCAGCAGCGGCCAGAGCGCCGACTTCGTGAACGTCAACTGGTTCGACTTCGGCCACTGA
- a CDS encoding DUF4287 domain-containing protein gives MSQVFSEETHRNLLSRIPHCTGREVSDWLRTVEEGPSLCRFDEKVSWLRSEHDLAYGHAKAIIHEYDLRRAARRLL, from the coding sequence ATGTCCCAAGTCTTCTCCGAAGAGACCCATCGCAACCTGCTCTCCCGCATCCCCCATTGCACCGGTCGTGAAGTGTCCGACTGGCTGCGCACCGTCGAGGAAGGCCCCTCCCTCTGCCGCTTCGACGAGAAGGTCAGCTGGCTGCGGAGCGAGCACGACCTCGCCTACGGCCACGCCAAGGCGATCATCCATGAGTACGACCTGAGGCGGGCCGCGCGCCGCCTGCTCTAG